One window of Mixophyes fleayi isolate aMixFle1 chromosome 3, aMixFle1.hap1, whole genome shotgun sequence genomic DNA carries:
- the WDFY1 gene encoding WD repeat and FYVE domain-containing protein 1 isoform X2 yields MSSPCSALAYHHDSRKVFVGLDSGAIVEFLISDDFNKMNFVKTYPAHQNRVTEVIFSPDPEWVISTGQDKFITWMCTQSGSLVGRHAFSSWASCLQYDEDTKYAFVGDFSGQVTLLKLEDNACSVISTLKGHEGSISCLYWDPVQRYLFSGSSDQSIILWDIGGRQGRTIILQGHHDKVQGLCYLQLTRQLVSCSVDGGICVWNMDIDREEAPQWLESDSCQTCAQPFFWNIKQMWDTRSIGLRQHHCRKCGKAVCGKCSSKRSSYPIMGFEFQVRVCDSCYEAIKDEDRTSLATFHEGKHNICFMTMDISRGLMATCGTDRLVKIWDMTPTVGCSLATGFSPR; encoded by the exons CTCCATGCTCGGCTCTGGCATACCACCATGATAGCAGAAAGGTTTTTGTGGGACTGGATAGTGGAGCCATTGTG GAGTTTCTGATCTCAGATGACTTCAACAAAATGAACTTTGTGAAGACATATCCAG CTCATCAGAACCGGGTGACAGAGGTCATTTTCTCTCCGGATCCCGAATGGGTGATCAGCACAGGGCAAGATAAGTTTATTACCTGGATGTGCACTCAGAGTGGGTCCTTGGTGGGGAGACATGCCTTCTCCTCCTGGGCATCCTGCCTCCA GTATGATGAAGACACGAAATATGCCTTTGTTGGGGATTTCTCTGGGCAGGTTACGCTCCTGAAGCTAGAAGACAATGCCTGTTCTGTTATCTCAACACTTAAAGGGCACGAAG GCAGCATCTCCTGTCTCTACTGGGACCCTGTTCAGAGATACCTTTTTTCGGGGTCATCAGATCAGAGCATTATCTTGTGGGACATTGGAGGGAGGCAAGGACGAACCATAATCCTACAAGGACACCA TGACAAGGTTCAGGGACTGTGCTACCTGCAGCTCACACGGCAACTGGTCTCCTGTTCTGTTGATGGAGGCATCTGTGTCTGGAACATGGATATTGACAGGGAAGAG GCTCCTCAATGGTTAGAAAGTGATTCCTGCCAGACATGTGCCCAGCCTTTCTTTTGGAATATAAAGCAGATGTGGGACACAAGGTCAATAGGATTACGTCAG CACCACTGCAGGAAGTGCGGCAAAGCGGTCTGTGGGAAGTGCAGCTCCAAGAGATCCAGTTATCCCATCATGGGTTTTGAGTTCCAGGTGCGGGTCTGTGACTCTTGTTATGAGGCCATTAAGGATGAGGA tcgGACATCATTAGCCACTTTCCATGAGGGTAAACATAACATCTGCTTCATGACCATGGATATCTCTAGAGGGCTCATGGCCACATGTGGAACAGATCGGCTAGTCAAG ATCTGGGACATGACACCTACAGTGGGCTGCAGCTTGGCCACTGGCTTTTCTCCACGTTGA